The segment GCCTCGCGTATCACGGCATTGAAAACGCCGAATTTCATGTCCTCTCGATTGAGGAACTTCCCCAGCTTGGCATGGAATTTGATTACATCAACTGTGATGAAGTCCTCTACTTATTTCCAGATATTGCAGATGGACTCAGAGCAATGAAGTCTGTGCTGAAACCACGCGGCATCATTCGCAGCAATCTCCATAGCGAGCTTCAACGGTTTATGTACTTTCGAGCGCAAAAGCTATTTAAATTAATGGGGCTAATGGAAAACAACCCAGAAGATTTAGAGATTGAAATTGCACTCGAAACCCTAAAAGCTCTCAAACCAGAGGTTTCACTCAAGACAACGCTTCGCCATAACCCAGAGGGCGACGGGCGGAACGAATGGGTGTTAATGAATCTGCTTTTCCAAGAAGACAAGGGTTACACCATTCCAGACTTATTTGATGGATTGCAGCGCGCTGATCTCGGCTTCATTAGCATGGTGAACTGGCAGCAATGGAATTTGACCACTCTTTTTCAAGAACCAGATAATCTTCCCCCTTTCTTAGCAATGGGGTTGCCGGGATGCTCTATTGAACAACAACTTCATCTATATGAGCTTTTTCATGCAAGACATCGATTATTAGACTTCTGGTGTGGTCATTCCAATTCAACAACACCCAAACTTCCGATCGCAGAATGGGACATCACTCACTGGAAAGAATCGACCCTTCACCTTCACCCCCAACTCAAAACTTCAGAAGTTCGCGAAAGCTTAGAACAATGCATCGAGCAACAAGCTCCATTTTTAATCACACGCTACCTGACTGCCTCAGTACCCGACGGAGAGAGCTTATTTATTGATGGTGCGATCGTTGCTGCATTATTACCCCTTTGGGACAGCCCTCAGCCCTTTACAGCCGTGCTCGATCGCTATTTGAAAGTTAGACCCGTTCATCCTGTCACGCTAGAAGCAACTTCAGTAGAAACTGCAATTGAACAGCTGCAACAGATTATTCAGCAACTTGAATCCTATCTATACCTGCTATTGGACTCGCCCAATTGAAATAGAAGATCTTTTTGGCAGGTGATATGAAACTTGAAACTGTTGGGCAAGTTAGATTCAGGCGTTAGAAGTTCAAACAAACCGCACCTTAAAAGGAGAAACCTTTCTCATGAAATCCGAACTCAAAGCAAAATTCTTGACCCACTTGCTCTCCAAAAAGAAAGACGGTGGTTTCACCCTGATTGAATTGCTCGTTGTTATTATCATCATCGGCATTCTCTCAGCGATCGCGCTTCCTTCCTTCTTGAACCAAGCAAACAAAGGTAAGCAATCCGAAGCTAAAACCTACGTTGGTACTCTGGTTCGGACTCAGCAGGCATTCTACTTGGAGAAAAGCGCATTTGCAACTGACTTAACCAAGC is part of the Leptolyngbya boryana PCC 6306 genome and harbors:
- a CDS encoding class I SAM-dependent methyltransferase, with amino-acid sequence MTSSAASPDQLEKIRQQFEFEPYPRIPIETSPQGNANLLFIHNLMTAFYRRDRMMIDPSTACILDAGCGSGSKCLSLALANPGAKIVGVDLSEKSIELARKRLAYHGIENAEFHVLSIEELPQLGMEFDYINCDEVLYLFPDIADGLRAMKSVLKPRGIIRSNLHSELQRFMYFRAQKLFKLMGLMENNPEDLEIEIALETLKALKPEVSLKTTLRHNPEGDGRNEWVLMNLLFQEDKGYTIPDLFDGLQRADLGFISMVNWQQWNLTTLFQEPDNLPPFLAMGLPGCSIEQQLHLYELFHARHRLLDFWCGHSNSTTPKLPIAEWDITHWKESTLHLHPQLKTSEVRESLEQCIEQQAPFLITRYLTASVPDGESLFIDGAIVAALLPLWDSPQPFTAVLDRYLKVRPVHPVTLEATSVETAIEQLQQIIQQLESYLYLLLDSPN